The Pantoea sp. At-9b genome includes a window with the following:
- a CDS encoding L-cystine transporter — MDFPLIINLVVFAALLVLLARIGNERWSLSKRVLTGLVIGVLFGLALQTIYGENSPVVKASIGWFNIVGNGYVQLLQMIVMPLVFASILSAVARLHNASSLGKISVLTIGVLLFTTAISALVGVMVTGLFGLTADGLVQGAQETARLNAIQSNYIGKVADLTVPQLLLSFIPKNPFADLTGANPTSIISVVIFAAFLGVAALQLLKDDKAKGERVLVAIDTLQSWVMKLVRLIMKLTPYGVLALMTKVVAGSNLQDIIKLGGFVVASYLGLAIMFGVHALLLSFNGINPMRFFRKVWPVITFAFTSRSSAASIPLNVETQTRRLGVPESIASFSASFGATIGQNGCAGLYPTMLAVMVAPTVGINPFDPLWIATLVGIVTLSSAGVAGVGGGATFAALIVLPAMGLPVTLVALLISIEPLIDMGRTALNVNGAMTAGSLTSRWLGLTDKKVLESDDHAELAHR, encoded by the coding sequence ATGGATTTTCCCCTGATTATTAATCTCGTGGTGTTCGCCGCGCTGCTGGTGTTGCTGGCACGCATCGGCAACGAGCGCTGGAGTCTGTCGAAACGCGTCTTGACGGGCCTGGTGATCGGCGTGTTGTTTGGTCTGGCGCTGCAAACCATTTACGGTGAGAACAGCCCGGTGGTGAAAGCCTCAATTGGCTGGTTTAACATTGTCGGCAACGGTTATGTGCAACTGTTGCAGATGATCGTGATGCCGCTGGTTTTCGCCTCCATCCTCAGCGCCGTAGCCCGTCTGCACAATGCGTCTTCGCTGGGTAAAATTAGCGTTTTGACCATTGGCGTATTGCTGTTTACCACGGCGATATCAGCACTGGTGGGTGTGATGGTGACCGGCCTGTTTGGGTTAACCGCCGATGGCCTGGTGCAAGGTGCGCAAGAAACCGCACGTCTCAACGCTATTCAGAGCAACTACATTGGCAAAGTGGCTGATTTGACAGTGCCACAGCTGTTGCTTTCCTTTATCCCTAAAAACCCGTTTGCCGATCTGACCGGGGCTAACCCGACGTCGATCATTAGCGTGGTGATCTTTGCCGCGTTTCTCGGCGTGGCCGCGTTGCAGTTGCTGAAAGATGACAAAGCAAAAGGCGAACGCGTGCTGGTGGCGATTGACACCCTGCAATCCTGGGTCATGAAACTGGTGCGTTTGATCATGAAGCTGACCCCTTACGGTGTGTTGGCATTGATGACCAAAGTGGTGGCGGGATCAAACCTTCAGGACATTATCAAGCTGGGTGGTTTTGTCGTGGCCTCCTATCTCGGCCTGGCAATCATGTTTGGGGTGCACGCCCTGCTGCTCTCGTTCAACGGTATCAACCCAATGCGTTTCTTCCGCAAAGTGTGGCCGGTGATTACCTTTGCCTTTACCAGCCGTTCCAGCGCCGCCAGTATCCCGTTGAACGTGGAAACCCAGACGCGTCGCCTCGGTGTACCGGAATCGATCGCCAGCTTCTCCGCTTCATTTGGTGCCACCATTGGTCAGAATGGCTGTGCCGGCCTGTATCCGACCATGCTGGCGGTAATGGTTGCCCCGACGGTCGGCATCAACCCGTTTGATCCACTGTGGATTGCGACGTTGGTAGGGATTGTAACGCTCAGCTCCGCCGGTGTGGCCGGTGTTGGCGGCGGTGCCACCTTTGCCGCCTTGATCGTGCTGCCCGCCATGGGCCTGCCGGTGACGCTGGTGGCGCTGCTGATCTCCATCGAACCGCTGATCGACATGGGCCGCACCGCACTCAACGTCAATGGCGCGATGACCGCAGGTTCTCTGACCAGCCGCTGGCTCGGTCTGACCGACAAGAAAGTGTTGGAAAGCGACGACCACGCCGAACTGGCGCATCGTTAA